In Pseudobacteriovorax antillogorgiicola, a single window of DNA contains:
- a CDS encoding MnmC family methyltransferase gives MKGDKELGVLVKTADGSLTIRNPDIDEEYHSTAGAAFESLELYIRQSCWLTAIEEAQDLRVLDVGLGLGYNALTTIDSWMSGSGICNVDMVSLEVQESLVRHLASGTAPWIEGWSSQWLTWAQSLKEQGDGTWVAQIHHTSGKVCHWTVIVGDSSKMELPAKGFHFVWQDAFSPKKNPELWSAHWFSKLAAVCDKSVELLTYSVARVVKDGLTEGGWDFERIPAPGKKKHWLKARLSP, from the coding sequence ATGAAGGGCGATAAAGAACTCGGTGTGTTAGTAAAAACGGCGGATGGGAGCCTGACGATTCGCAACCCTGACATAGATGAAGAGTACCACTCAACTGCCGGCGCTGCCTTCGAGTCGTTGGAACTTTATATCAGGCAGTCGTGCTGGCTCACAGCCATTGAAGAAGCCCAAGATCTCCGAGTCCTCGATGTGGGACTGGGGCTTGGCTACAATGCCCTAACCACAATTGATAGTTGGATGTCCGGTAGTGGCATATGCAATGTAGACATGGTTAGCCTAGAGGTCCAAGAATCCCTTGTTCGGCATTTGGCTAGTGGCACGGCGCCATGGATCGAGGGCTGGTCTAGCCAGTGGCTGACTTGGGCTCAATCCCTAAAAGAGCAAGGTGATGGCACCTGGGTGGCTCAGATTCACCACACATCAGGTAAAGTTTGCCATTGGACGGTGATCGTTGGTGATAGCAGCAAGATGGAACTACCTGCTAAGGGCTTTCACTTTGTTTGGCAAGATGCATTCTCTCCAAAGAAAAACCCTGAGCTTTGGTCTGCCCATTGGTTCTCCAAGCTTGCTGCAGTGTGCGACAAGAGCGTGGAGCTGTTGACTTATAGTGTGGCTCGGGTCGTGAAGGATGGGTTGACTGAGGGGGGCTGGGACTTTGAGAGAATCCCAGCTCCGGGTAAGAAAAAACACTGGCTCAAGGCTCGCCTGTCCCCCTGA
- a CDS encoding ABC transporter permease — protein sequence MLSPSLKEQIKCRWREFRREPSAFFWVMFMPILWMVALGFAFSEPKPEVYGVGWSTNSQSESGEEYRQAIADHPQVRLKMFDEATLMTLIKRGDVSLIAKWDGQQVVYQFDPRNPEAQRARDFVNNIVQQKAGRTDPLPAANEEIIAKGSRYVDFLIPGLLGLSIMTSSLFGVGMTIVSNRKENLLKRYIATPMRPWEYVVSHIFGRYMVLAFEFSAVMICGFLLFDFKVFGNLGSYLFVAILGAGAFTAISLTCAARTKSIPTIGGVVNLITLPMMMLSGVFFSKNNFPESFQTIIDFLPLTALNDALRKIALEGQGLAQVGFELGVLAVYLVVGTVVSNRLFKWY from the coding sequence ATGCTTAGCCCTAGCCTCAAAGAACAAATTAAATGCCGGTGGCGGGAGTTTCGCCGGGAACCTTCGGCATTTTTCTGGGTCATGTTCATGCCCATTCTCTGGATGGTAGCTCTAGGCTTTGCATTTTCAGAGCCTAAACCTGAAGTCTATGGTGTGGGTTGGTCTACCAACTCCCAATCTGAAAGCGGCGAAGAGTACCGACAGGCTATTGCCGATCACCCTCAGGTGCGCCTCAAGATGTTTGATGAAGCGACTCTTATGACCTTGATCAAACGAGGTGACGTGTCACTGATCGCCAAATGGGATGGCCAGCAGGTTGTCTATCAATTCGATCCTCGCAACCCCGAAGCTCAACGAGCCAGGGACTTCGTCAACAATATCGTCCAGCAAAAAGCCGGACGCACCGACCCCTTGCCCGCTGCCAACGAGGAGATCATCGCCAAGGGGAGTCGCTATGTTGATTTTCTGATACCCGGCCTCCTAGGCTTAAGTATCATGACCTCCAGCCTTTTTGGGGTGGGCATGACGATTGTTTCTAACCGCAAGGAGAACCTTCTCAAGCGATATATCGCGACTCCTATGCGCCCCTGGGAATATGTTGTTTCTCATATCTTTGGCCGGTATATGGTGCTGGCGTTTGAGTTCTCTGCCGTGATGATTTGCGGTTTTCTGCTGTTCGATTTCAAGGTCTTTGGCAACCTAGGGTCTTATTTATTCGTCGCCATACTGGGAGCCGGGGCATTCACCGCCATCTCTCTCACCTGTGCAGCACGAACCAAGAGCATTCCCACCATTGGTGGTGTGGTGAACCTTATTACCTTGCCTATGATGATGCTTTCGGGAGTCTTCTTTTCTAAGAACAACTTCCCTGAGAGCTTCCAAACAATTATCGACTTTCTCCCCCTAACCGCTCTCAACGATGCCCTGCGCAAGATTGCATTGGAGGGGCAAGGACTGGCCCAAGTTGGATTTGAGCTTGGAGTCCTAGCCGTCTACTTGGTTGTGGGCACAGTGGTATCAAACCGCCTATTTAAGTGGTACTAG
- a CDS encoding ABC transporter ATP-binding protein, which translates to MKPLLEALHIKKKFQTLTAVDDISLHVAPGECLALLGPNGAGKTTTVEILEGLQSPDSGTVKLFGQDMTPRSKRDLMQRVGVMLQETNLYKKLTVKETLSLFRSFFKQGLDVQQAIQIVQLEDKQNARLEELSGGQKQRAFLACALVNEPELLFLDEPTTGLDPQSRRMIWDLLDKEKGKGRGILLTTHYMDEAEYLADRVAIVDHGKIITEGSPEELIRQYCGEQVLSFSFEDTDARHENLLEENLAWFKQVKKVQNRYEFIAQNLVSAIHDLTQATSKLSLKLAGIEMRRSTLEDVFLTLTGRSIRDA; encoded by the coding sequence ATGAAACCTCTACTGGAAGCACTCCATATAAAAAAGAAATTTCAGACCCTCACGGCGGTTGATGATATATCACTTCATGTTGCTCCTGGCGAGTGTCTCGCCCTTCTTGGTCCCAATGGTGCCGGCAAGACGACAACTGTAGAGATATTGGAAGGCCTTCAGTCTCCCGACTCTGGAACGGTAAAGTTGTTTGGCCAAGATATGACCCCGCGCTCGAAACGAGACTTGATGCAACGGGTGGGCGTCATGTTGCAAGAAACCAACCTCTATAAAAAGCTCACCGTCAAGGAAACCTTAAGCTTGTTTCGAAGCTTTTTTAAGCAGGGCCTCGACGTTCAACAAGCGATTCAGATTGTCCAATTAGAGGATAAGCAAAACGCTAGATTGGAAGAGCTTTCCGGTGGCCAGAAACAACGGGCTTTTCTGGCCTGTGCTCTGGTGAACGAGCCGGAGCTACTATTTCTAGATGAGCCGACCACGGGGCTAGACCCACAATCCCGTCGCATGATCTGGGACTTGTTAGATAAGGAAAAGGGTAAGGGCCGTGGTATTTTGCTTACGACCCACTATATGGACGAGGCAGAATACCTGGCTGATCGCGTGGCCATTGTCGATCACGGCAAGATTATCACCGAGGGTAGCCCCGAAGAGCTGATCAGACAATACTGTGGTGAGCAGGTGCTGAGCTTTTCTTTCGAGGATACCGATGCCCGGCATGAAAACCTTCTTGAAGAAAACCTTGCTTGGTTTAAACAGGTCAAGAAGGTGCAAAACCGCTATGAGTTTATCGCTCAAAATCTGGTATCGGCCATCCACGATTTGACCCAAGCCACAAGCAAACTTTCACTAAAACTAGCTGGCATTGAAATGCGCCGTTCGACTCTTGAAGATGTATTCTTAACCCTCACTGGAAGGAGCATTCGCGATGCTTAG
- a CDS encoding FAD-dependent oxidoreductase, translated as MEQIYDIAIVGAGLAGSLMASRLHEDHPEWQILLLEKEPAPGGRLRATDRKKGLWSYGLNAVSQELYEFIDHSLRMNPETPDLDDLLAHHRKSLGVLAANKISTTPLAESFSESGARAIAGAAAARDWTLIDELASRVKDGKKGEQAFASSWKGTRKNPSAIALEHLSRLYGIPDVWSTAAKDVVGKVDEFHKTATIGHWERVCEEFLQKGLNAEAIDFRTQCRIADASFNEDQWQLTSTQGSFVSKRLVVAQNPWDAIQWLPKQLWPSKLVSVPSKAKPVSVVLLTDEIETKADLPDVIIVPAEGVQIFVDDSSITMQATLSFELTLSAPEVVKAVKRLRRARKKLLAAVPELKVDGDHIALLPVAWSQPLAPSERKMMAKLQDYGFQGDQLVFCGDAYGPHLQGDQNLIESAIKACEALS; from the coding sequence ATGGAACAAATATATGACATAGCAATAGTTGGCGCAGGCTTGGCTGGCTCCTTAATGGCGTCTCGCCTTCACGAAGATCATCCCGAGTGGCAGATCTTGCTTCTTGAAAAAGAGCCCGCCCCAGGAGGGCGACTGCGAGCCACCGACCGCAAAAAAGGTCTTTGGTCTTACGGCTTGAATGCTGTTAGTCAGGAGCTTTATGAGTTTATTGACCATTCTCTGCGGATGAATCCAGAAACTCCCGATCTTGATGATTTGCTCGCCCATCATCGCAAATCCCTAGGCGTCCTAGCTGCAAATAAGATCAGTACCACCCCCTTGGCGGAATCTTTTTCAGAAAGTGGAGCCAGGGCGATCGCTGGTGCCGCAGCAGCCCGTGACTGGACGCTAATCGATGAACTGGCGAGTCGCGTCAAGGATGGCAAGAAGGGTGAGCAGGCCTTTGCTAGCAGCTGGAAGGGAACTCGAAAAAATCCATCTGCCATCGCCTTGGAGCACCTATCTCGTCTTTATGGAATTCCGGATGTGTGGTCGACCGCTGCGAAGGATGTGGTTGGCAAGGTGGATGAGTTCCATAAAACAGCAACGATTGGTCATTGGGAAAGGGTCTGTGAAGAGTTTCTACAAAAAGGTTTGAATGCAGAAGCCATCGACTTTCGCACCCAATGCCGGATAGCTGATGCCAGTTTTAATGAGGATCAGTGGCAGCTTACGAGCACGCAAGGTTCGTTTGTAAGCAAGCGCCTGGTGGTGGCTCAGAATCCTTGGGATGCAATTCAGTGGCTGCCAAAGCAACTCTGGCCCTCGAAATTGGTATCGGTGCCGTCTAAGGCCAAGCCAGTGAGTGTGGTGTTGCTCACCGATGAAATTGAAACCAAAGCCGACTTGCCAGATGTTATCATTGTGCCTGCTGAGGGCGTTCAGATTTTTGTTGATGATTCGTCGATCACGATGCAAGCCACGTTGAGTTTTGAACTAACCCTGAGTGCTCCTGAAGTTGTAAAGGCTGTGAAACGCCTGAGGCGAGCTCGTAAAAAACTTCTAGCGGCTGTACCCGAGCTTAAAGTTGATGGCGATCACATCGCGCTCCTGCCGGTGGCATGGAGCCAGCCCCTAGCGCCTAGTGAGCGAAAAATGATGGCTAAGCTGCAAGACTACGGCTTCCAGGGAGACCAGCTCGTATTCTGTGGTGATGCCTACGGACCTCACCTGCAAGGGGATCAGAATCTGATTGAGTCAGCCATTAAGGCATGCGAGGCCCTCTCCTAG
- the folD gene encoding bifunctional methylenetetrahydrofolate dehydrogenase/methenyltetrahydrofolate cyclohydrolase FolD, with product MSAKVIDGKAIAQNIRLSIKEQIEKIREDGKRAPCLAVILVGNDPASEVYVGHKKKACASIGIESRSLELPGDISQDELSKHVKALNDDPAIDGILLQLPLPKHLIPEIAIDLIDPDKDVDGLTAMNQGLLVWKRPGLVSCTPAGVMELIRSTGVKVEGARAVVMGRSVLVGAPIATMLCNAGATVNCLNSKTVNGPELTRQADILVVATGVHRLVRGDHIKPGAVVIDVGMHRHDGKLSGDVVYDEAKDVAGHITPVPGGVGPMTIAMLMRNCLTAYSKNNL from the coding sequence ATGTCTGCCAAGGTCATTGACGGAAAAGCGATCGCTCAAAATATTCGGCTCTCTATTAAGGAGCAGATCGAAAAGATTCGAGAGGATGGCAAGCGGGCCCCGTGTTTAGCGGTCATTCTAGTGGGGAACGATCCTGCTAGTGAAGTGTACGTGGGTCACAAGAAAAAAGCCTGTGCTTCCATTGGCATTGAAAGTCGTTCCCTTGAATTACCGGGCGACATTAGCCAAGACGAGCTATCGAAGCATGTGAAGGCTTTGAATGATGATCCCGCGATTGATGGGATCTTGCTCCAGTTGCCGTTGCCAAAGCACCTGATCCCCGAAATTGCGATCGATCTCATCGATCCTGATAAGGATGTGGATGGCTTAACAGCTATGAACCAGGGGCTTTTAGTATGGAAGCGGCCTGGGCTGGTATCTTGCACACCTGCTGGAGTTATGGAGTTGATTCGCTCAACCGGAGTTAAGGTGGAAGGTGCACGGGCGGTGGTCATGGGGCGCAGCGTCCTAGTTGGGGCTCCCATTGCTACGATGCTTTGTAACGCCGGTGCGACGGTTAACTGTCTCAATTCAAAAACGGTCAATGGCCCTGAGCTGACCCGGCAGGCAGATATTCTAGTAGTGGCAACGGGTGTTCATAGATTGGTAAGAGGCGATCATATTAAGCCAGGCGCGGTCGTTATCGACGTTGGGATGCATCGTCATGATGGGAAGCTATCCGGGGATGTCGTTTATGATGAAGCGAAGGACGTCGCTGGCCACATCACCCCCGTTCCCGGTGGTGTGGGGCCTATGACAATTGCTATGTTGATGCGCAATTGCTTGACGGCTTATTCTAAAAACAATCTTTAA
- a CDS encoding DUF2058 family protein — protein MSLRDQLLKSGLASKQQAKKAARAAKKNQHKKQKAKAKGETDAEVLQKDDIQKKIEEDQQRQKELDRQRNLELVEYQKSYQATSIVYSEGEAETGGRVPYYFRDPNSTKIQVIHVSPGLQRVLSLGKVGIATLNDGKWYLLGQENCYKVKALKPELIVCLHEEEKK, from the coding sequence ATGAGTCTAAGAGATCAGTTATTGAAATCAGGCCTCGCCAGCAAGCAGCAGGCCAAAAAGGCTGCACGAGCCGCAAAGAAGAATCAACATAAGAAGCAAAAAGCCAAGGCGAAGGGCGAGACTGACGCCGAAGTTTTGCAAAAAGACGATATTCAAAAGAAAATCGAAGAGGATCAGCAAAGACAAAAAGAGCTTGATCGCCAGCGTAACCTTGAACTGGTGGAGTATCAAAAAAGCTATCAGGCGACCTCGATTGTATACTCCGAGGGAGAAGCGGAAACTGGTGGCCGTGTGCCCTATTATTTTCGCGATCCCAATAGCACTAAGATCCAGGTGATCCACGTGAGCCCAGGTTTACAAAGAGTTTTGTCTCTCGGTAAAGTAGGGATTGCCACCCTCAATGACGGCAAGTGGTATCTTCTTGGTCAAGAGAACTGTTACAAGGTCAAGGCCTTGAAGCCGGAACTGATTGTCTGCCTTCACGAGGAAGAAAAGAAGTAA
- a CDS encoding CAP domain-containing protein, which yields MKARLTCSYKQSSSSWKKNTLNIIAGGALLLLSHSLAIAAPDIHLRPELQQFMNQTFCPKQQIPDRQAIWQADLFDTSLEIQSVSPKTNVSVSIKQLSQAAQKIATRSGHKGYAFGICPNRVAWVITTPAPQPLMETIDHSVQIKLTPLTEACRAVRIDFAATYGGDTRALYRWPQHEAISPTLTIEPKFLPPGTLSVTCKPKNKYRGPELWALYPVHNMKPVLPARNLIQESPSSLKAWVNEIRIREGLPPLSDQLDALQETGERLSQKMTVSHDRRLIKREKTFLKKNQIKFLGENRVQARSTNDMAWLLWNSPRHRSLLMSPRATHFSLATQTTPQKSLAVLVFAKRDTPLTGNNP from the coding sequence ATGAAGGCACGTCTAACATGCAGCTACAAACAATCTTCAAGCTCATGGAAAAAGAATACTCTTAACATTATTGCAGGAGGAGCACTGCTCCTTCTTTCCCATTCTTTAGCTATTGCAGCCCCAGATATTCACCTACGCCCCGAACTTCAACAGTTTATGAACCAAACATTCTGCCCGAAACAGCAGATCCCTGATCGTCAAGCGATCTGGCAAGCGGATTTATTTGATACCTCTCTTGAGATACAAAGTGTGAGCCCTAAAACCAATGTGTCTGTAAGTATCAAGCAGCTGTCCCAAGCAGCCCAGAAGATTGCCACCCGCTCTGGGCACAAGGGTTATGCGTTTGGAATCTGCCCGAATCGAGTGGCTTGGGTGATCACAACTCCCGCACCTCAACCCCTTATGGAAACCATTGACCATTCTGTGCAGATAAAACTCACACCTCTCACCGAAGCTTGCCGTGCCGTTCGGATCGACTTTGCAGCCACCTATGGCGGCGACACAAGAGCCCTCTACCGATGGCCTCAACATGAAGCCATCAGCCCCACGCTAACTATCGAGCCAAAGTTTTTACCACCAGGAACACTGTCGGTTACCTGTAAGCCCAAGAATAAATACCGTGGGCCCGAGCTATGGGCGCTATATCCTGTTCACAATATGAAGCCAGTCCTTCCTGCTAGAAACCTGATCCAAGAAAGCCCCTCATCCCTCAAAGCCTGGGTCAATGAGATTCGTATTCGAGAGGGCTTGCCACCCCTTAGCGACCAGCTCGATGCGCTTCAAGAAACGGGAGAGCGACTGAGCCAGAAGATGACCGTAAGCCACGATCGAAGGCTTATCAAACGAGAGAAAACCTTCCTTAAGAAAAATCAGATCAAGTTTCTGGGTGAGAATCGCGTGCAAGCCCGCTCCACCAATGATATGGCCTGGCTCTTATGGAATTCTCCCCGCCATCGATCCCTGCTGATGAGTCCCCGAGCCACCCACTTTTCCCTCGCGACTCAGACAACCCCGCAAAAATCCTTGGCTGTACTTGTCTTCGCGAAGCGCGATACTCCATTAACTGGCAATAATCCCTAG
- a CDS encoding acyl-CoA dehydrogenase family protein, whose amino-acid sequence MVTPVTLLTDDEKMFVDEVEKFAKSQIGPKVLEMDEAELMDPAIIKQCFEMGLMGIEVPEQYGGSGTSFTLAVLAIEALAKVDPSVSVMVDVQNTLVNNIFLNWGTEDQKQKYLKELCTSKVGCYCLTEPNSGSDAFALKTRAYDEGDHYRIDGKKIFITNAKEAEIFVVFANLDPEKGYKGITAFVVEKDNPGLSLGKKEVKLGIRASSTCEVIFDNVKIPKDAVVGEIGKGYKIAIETLNEGRIGIASQMLGLAGGALAGAMKYAGEREQFGSPLKGFQGIQFQLAQMEVMLETAKLSVYNAARLKDAGKPFIREAAIAKYYVSEIAEKIASQGLEIYGGYGFIKEFPAEKFYRDAKIGKLYEGTSNMQLQTIFKLMEKEYS is encoded by the coding sequence ATGGTAACACCAGTCACACTTCTCACCGACGATGAAAAGATGTTCGTCGACGAAGTCGAAAAATTCGCTAAAAGCCAAATCGGCCCTAAAGTCCTAGAAATGGACGAGGCCGAGCTGATGGACCCCGCAATCATCAAACAGTGCTTTGAAATGGGCCTTATGGGCATCGAAGTCCCTGAACAATACGGCGGCTCGGGCACCAGCTTTACCCTGGCTGTTCTCGCCATTGAAGCTCTCGCTAAAGTTGATCCATCCGTTTCTGTGATGGTCGATGTCCAGAATACTTTGGTGAATAACATCTTCCTCAACTGGGGCACGGAGGATCAAAAACAAAAGTATCTGAAGGAGCTTTGCACAAGTAAGGTCGGTTGCTACTGCCTTACTGAACCCAACTCAGGCTCTGATGCCTTCGCTTTGAAAACAAGAGCCTATGATGAAGGCGACCACTACCGTATCGATGGCAAAAAGATCTTTATCACCAACGCCAAAGAAGCTGAAATTTTTGTGGTCTTCGCAAACCTAGACCCAGAAAAAGGCTACAAAGGCATCACCGCGTTTGTTGTTGAAAAGGATAACCCTGGATTAAGCCTCGGCAAGAAGGAAGTTAAGCTCGGCATTCGCGCTTCTTCCACCTGTGAAGTTATCTTTGATAATGTTAAAATACCTAAAGATGCAGTCGTTGGCGAAATTGGTAAAGGCTATAAAATTGCGATCGAAACCTTGAATGAAGGTCGTATCGGCATCGCATCGCAAATGCTTGGACTCGCAGGTGGTGCTCTAGCGGGAGCAATGAAGTATGCCGGTGAACGGGAACAGTTCGGATCACCTCTCAAAGGCTTCCAAGGGATTCAGTTCCAATTGGCACAAATGGAAGTGATGCTGGAAACAGCCAAACTTTCCGTATACAACGCCGCAAGACTAAAAGATGCCGGCAAACCGTTTATCAGAGAAGCTGCGATCGCTAAGTATTATGTGTCGGAAATTGCCGAAAAAATCGCGTCTCAAGGCCTAGAGATTTATGGTGGTTATGGGTTCATCAAAGAATTCCCAGCAGAAAAATTCTACCGCGATGCCAAGATTGGCAAGCTGTATGAAGGCACGTCTAACATGCAGCTACAAACAATCTTCAAGCTCATGGAAAAAGAATACTCTTAA
- the hemE gene encoding uroporphyrinogen decarboxylase → MTTKPMIEAAFGRPTKRKPIWFLRQAGRYLPEYREVRKNVEFTELCKTPKLAAEVTLQPLRRYDLDASIIFSDILVPCMPMGQELTFGKGHGPQLNPPIQSGAALAKLKKPDAEKDLGYVGEALQLVKDQLQDHQTMIGFAGAPFTVASYMIEGAGSKTYTELKRLRYQEPEAFKGLLDLLVETTIDYLIMQVNAGADCLMLFDTWANQMTAVDYKDLVFPAVNKVIREVKDRCDVPLIYYPGQGTDLYFELQGYAGDVIAVDWRTRLSRAISFLDNVGLDVSVQGNLDPQVLIASEDVVREHTRQVLQEAGKARGHIFNVGHGLQPHLNPEAVNWVIDEVRKSEKS, encoded by the coding sequence ATGACCACAAAACCTATGATAGAAGCGGCATTCGGACGGCCAACAAAGCGTAAGCCCATCTGGTTCTTGCGGCAGGCAGGTCGCTACCTTCCTGAGTATCGCGAGGTCCGCAAAAATGTCGAGTTTACCGAACTCTGCAAGACTCCGAAACTGGCTGCTGAGGTCACCCTGCAGCCGTTACGGCGATATGATCTGGATGCCTCCATTATCTTTTCCGATATATTGGTGCCATGCATGCCAATGGGCCAAGAGCTCACTTTTGGCAAGGGCCATGGCCCTCAATTGAATCCTCCCATCCAGTCGGGAGCAGCACTGGCCAAGCTCAAAAAGCCAGATGCTGAAAAAGACCTAGGCTATGTAGGCGAGGCCTTGCAGCTGGTGAAGGATCAGCTTCAGGATCACCAGACGATGATCGGCTTTGCAGGGGCGCCTTTCACAGTAGCGAGCTACATGATCGAGGGTGCTGGCTCGAAAACATACACCGAGTTGAAAAGATTGAGGTACCAAGAGCCGGAGGCGTTCAAAGGGCTTTTAGACCTGCTTGTAGAGACTACTATTGATTACTTGATCATGCAGGTCAATGCTGGTGCCGATTGCCTGATGTTGTTTGATACATGGGCCAATCAAATGACGGCCGTTGATTACAAAGACTTGGTCTTTCCCGCTGTTAATAAGGTGATTCGAGAGGTCAAAGACCGTTGCGATGTGCCTCTGATCTACTATCCGGGGCAGGGCACAGATCTATACTTCGAGCTGCAGGGATATGCTGGAGACGTGATTGCTGTGGACTGGCGGACGAGACTGTCTCGGGCTATTAGTTTTCTTGATAATGTGGGCCTTGATGTGAGCGTTCAAGGGAATCTCGATCCTCAGGTGCTCATCGCATCGGAAGATGTTGTTAGGGAACACACGCGACAAGTCTTGCAAGAGGCTGGTAAAGCTCGCGGACACATATTTAATGTTGGGCATGGACTTCAGCCCCACTTAAACCCCGAAGCGGTCAATTGGGTGATCGACGAGGTTCGAAAGTCCGAGAAGTCCTAA
- a CDS encoding L-threonylcarbamoyladenylate synthase, translating to MSEHLYTYDDPPSQRDLDKACAVLEKGGVIGAPMGPNWSFCCDAANRKALDRIRRLKPSHPKDRPFALVCSDMAMASTVGNIDHQLYRYLKKAWPGPFTVIVKRNRSLPRQIKDKRQVVGIRIPKCDMILALVSQFGRPLASSSIPDQADGAKLGMGYQIFDTYGHGLDLLLDLGEELPCLESTVIDFSEGFPVLVREGEGDPSLFGELAEPED from the coding sequence ATGAGCGAACATTTATACACCTATGATGACCCTCCTTCACAACGAGATTTGGACAAAGCTTGTGCGGTCTTGGAGAAGGGTGGGGTCATCGGGGCTCCCATGGGGCCTAACTGGTCATTTTGCTGTGATGCAGCGAACCGCAAAGCCTTGGATCGTATCCGAAGGCTGAAGCCATCCCACCCCAAAGACCGACCTTTTGCGTTAGTTTGTAGCGATATGGCTATGGCATCCACGGTCGGCAATATCGATCATCAGCTTTATCGCTATCTAAAAAAGGCTTGGCCAGGCCCGTTCACGGTCATTGTCAAACGCAACCGCTCTTTACCCCGGCAGATCAAGGACAAGCGGCAGGTGGTAGGGATACGAATACCTAAATGTGACATGATATTGGCCCTTGTAAGTCAGTTTGGAAGGCCGCTGGCTTCCAGCTCAATCCCCGACCAAGCGGATGGCGCGAAGCTCGGGATGGGGTATCAGATTTTCGATACTTACGGTCACGGGCTTGACTTATTGCTGGATCTAGGCGAGGAGTTGCCTTGTTTGGAATCGACAGTTATCGATTTTAGCGAGGGCTTTCCGGTGCTAGTCCGGGAAGGCGAGGGAGACCCATCGTTGTTTGGTGAACTTGCTGAGCCAGAAGACTAG
- the lipB gene encoding lipoyl(octanoyl) transferase LipB: MTHKIVHEDFPSIDYLRALERQHELHQMVLAQDIDAAFMTLQHPPVLTLGKHASSENFLRDRQAIAKEGVAIVETDRGGEVTAHMPGQLVVYPIVPLKAFGLGPRALVDDVLLGSVIRTLRAYGIEGRLDCDNPGVWVEDRKICAVGVRISRRVSTHGIALNVDNDMSLFDWIIPCGISNKGVTSMSLEKKQAVSLNEVQQDLLSNIYESLGITTSEA, from the coding sequence ATGACACATAAAATTGTCCATGAAGACTTTCCGTCTATTGACTACCTGCGGGCGCTGGAACGTCAGCACGAGCTTCATCAAATGGTGCTTGCGCAAGATATTGATGCAGCTTTCATGACCCTTCAGCATCCCCCGGTGCTGACTCTTGGCAAGCATGCAAGCTCTGAGAATTTTCTAAGAGATCGCCAGGCCATTGCCAAAGAGGGTGTGGCAATTGTAGAGACGGATCGCGGCGGTGAAGTCACAGCTCACATGCCGGGGCAGTTGGTTGTCTATCCCATCGTTCCATTGAAAGCATTTGGATTGGGGCCCAGGGCATTGGTTGATGATGTGCTCCTAGGATCTGTGATCAGGACTCTGAGAGCTTATGGAATTGAAGGTCGTCTTGATTGTGACAACCCAGGGGTTTGGGTAGAGGATCGGAAAATCTGTGCCGTTGGCGTTAGGATTAGCCGACGAGTTTCTACCCATGGAATCGCATTAAATGTTGATAATGACATGTCACTGTTCGATTGGATCATTCCCTGTGGAATTTCTAATAAAGGAGTCACATCCATGAGCTTGGAAAAGAAGCAAGCTGTGTCTCTTAACGAGGTCCAACAGGACTTATTGTCAAACATCTACGAAAGTCTTGGTATAACAACCTCTGAGGCTTGA